CAAAAGCACGGTGGAGACGCCGGCATTCACGAGAGAGAAGATGGGCGGTTGGGCTATTGCGGTGCACGGCGGCGCTGGTGTGGATCCTAACCTCCCTATTCAACGTCAAGAAGAGGCCAGGCAACTCCTCACTCGTTGCCTTAACATCGGCATCTCCGCCCTCcgctcctctctctctccaattgaTGTCGTCGAGCTCGTCGTACGTTTTTTCCATTCTTCTTCTcattcaataattaattaattaacatgcatgttttgattttgattttgattttgattttgattttgattttgatttgggCGTGTAGATTCGAGAATTAGAGAGTGATCCCCTGTTTAATTCTGGCCGTGGATCCGCGCTCACGGCGAAAGGGACGGTGGAGATGGAGGCCAGCATCATGGACGGGGTCGGGCGCCGCTGCGGTGCCGTCTCCGGCGTCACCACCGTCAAGAATCCCATCTCTCTCGCCCGTCTCGTCATGGACAAATCGCCGCATTCCTATCTTGCTTTCTCCGGCGCCGAGGAATTCGCCAAACAACAGGTAATTATGATCAGACCAAAGGTTTAGATTCGAATTATAACCACAAAAACGTAATATTAGGAATTTGTGGCAACTATTATTGGGAAGTGCATTTTAGTAGTCTATTTTCTCTTCTCGGCCACCTTTTGTTATCTGAAGTATACTTATCAGTTCTATAGAAATAGGCCATattccatatccatttatggaaacttttttctcatctttttcctttatcatttatgggctCCACAATCTattacacaatttcaactatgttttctccttttatcttactttaccaattcacattaaaactcatgttgatcccaaatgacatatttctatgggaAAGAGGGAGTAAAATATATCTATGCTCCAATAAATTGCTGTTCCATTTGTCCTATTCCCAAAATCTAAAAGTGCATGCACCgcttgtttctttctttttcgatttaatttggtgtttttGGATTTATTTTAGGGCGTGGAGATGGTTGACAATGACTACTTCATCACCGAGGACAACCTCGGAATGCTCAAATTGGCCAAAGAAGCCAACTCCATCATAGTATGTCCCAGATTCTAACTCAAAACTCTTGATTTAGATTGAATAAATTGAAAAGATATTAAATGTGCACTGATTTGATAGCCTTCACATTTTTCATGACTAATATATACATTGACAGTTCGATTACCGGATCCCTCTAACCGGGTCGGACATCTGCGAAAAGGCGGAGGACGCTCCGCCGCTGATGATGAACGGCCTCCCGATCAGCGTGTACGCCCAGGAGACGGTGGGGTGCGTGGTGGTGGACGGGCAGGGGCGGTGCGCGGCCGGGACGTCCACGGGCGGGCTGATGAACAAGATGTCGGGCCGTATCGGGGACTCCCCGATAATCGGGTCGGGCACGTACGCGTGCGACGTGTGTGCGGTGTCGTGCACGGGCGAGGGCGAGGCCATCATACGCGGCACCCTGGCGCGTGACGTAGCGGCCGTGATGGAGTACAAGGGCTTGGGGCTGCAGGAGGCGGTGGACTTCGTGATCGAGCGGCGGCTCGATGGCGGTGGCCAGGCCGGGCTCATCGCGGTGTCGAGCAAAGGGGAGGTGGTGTGTGGGTTCAATTCGGTTGGGATGTTTAGGGGCTGTGCTACTGAAGATGGCTTCATGGAAGTTGGGATTTGGGATTAgtacataaatattttatagtctcatttagtagtagtattgcTATTGCTATTGCTAATTTGCTATGTTGTgttttcctaaaaaataaattgcCTAGATTCCTAAATTTTGGAAGGGTTAGGTacgaaacattttgtatgtgtTGCAACAGGCCAGGGTATCACTTGTTTGCCTAAATGTTTTGAATAcatctttctttctatttggtTTTAGAAACATATACTCATATCTCTTTTTTTGCTTAGCTTGTATTCTGAATTTTGGTTACTTGGTGGCAAGTTGGATGTTGGTACTATAATTATacttataaaaaattgaaatatgaatATCATATGCCTTAATTATGGAATAGTAAAtccgaaatatttttttaactaaaGAAATAGTATAGATTATAAAaatacttttaattttaattggatTATTGGGGAGGATCCGTTAAGGTCATATGGGCTAAGTATTTAGTGGGCCTATAGAAATTAAATGCTTTCGGATTTAGAGTTTTGACTTTTGAATATGGTTAGAAATGGAATTGTAAATAGTACTCATATTACGAACCCAAAGTCCACATCGGTCGTAAGAGTAACCGGTGTGAGGTTTCATGGAGAGCCCAAGCGGCTCGAAGTCATGGTCGGGGAAAGAAGTCATCGTGACCAACGAGTACGTTTGTGGCcgactcggagtggtggccgggcggCAAAGAACTCGTTGTGACCAAcaagaactcggagtggtggccttgCAAAGAACCAACCTTGATCAACGAGGACATTGCCCTTAAGATGGGTTGATTGTTACGGACTCAATGTCCCACATCGGCCGTAAAAGTAACTGACGTGGGGTTTATAGATTAAATGAACTTTTTCTcataacaggctagtcttttgggatagTTATCATGTTTCCATGTAACATATGCGATGCTATGATGaataggggtgggtaggtacggtataccttaccgaaaccaccataccgtataccttaccgtaaattcggtatgcgaaaaaatcatacctttatcttaccaaaattttcggtataccgaacttcggtataccttattttcggtatggagAATTTTTAAACTGATATCGTACCTCATTTTTGGTATgccgtaccaaagttcggtataccatacttttgcggtataccttactttcaatatcaatgaaaattgaatatttgagtttttagaatactatttatattttatagtaatttaaataatatacggggtattaaatactagtatattttattcatattatattatatttcacaataaattttataatttaaaaatatataaaatactttatatattattatattcatattttacggtatataccttaaattacggtatatatcgaatttcggtatgtcgcggtatataaaaattcatacatttaccttaccgaaatatttcggtatggtatcataccgtaccgaaaaatcacggtataccgaaaattcggtattttcggtattttttcggttcGATAAGGCCGATATTTCggcatttcggtatttttccccagccctaatgATGAAAGGCAATTTATTTGGTAATTTGTAATAAGTTTCTCCTCCAATTAATAACTTTGGAATTTGAGTCACATCTGCAACCACAAATATAAATGAAGAATCATTGTTTATCCAAATGAAAAACAACCACTACAACATGTACGATATGTCTTTAGTTGAgcatataaaaatattactccatttaaATACGTTTTATTAATGGGGATATAGATTGGATCAGCTCATCGAGTTAAAATTACCCTTTTCTTGAGCAATCGAGTTATTTTTTCTGTCTATGAAATGGGATAGAATTAATTGTTGATACCATTTGCCTAACAAGAAAGGAGTACATATTATATGAACTAATCATAAAAAATTTGTTTTCTTGAAACCATTACATCATCTAAAATAGTGGAAAAATATGTACTGGTTCTAAACAATAATTAACACAAATGATCATGATAAGAATGGATCGCTTTTGTTTGGTTCACCACAATTAGTTAAAGCCTTAaactgttggcaattgaaaataaaaaataatatataactgtcccacatcagtgtcaagagaaaactgaaactagtatataaatctcatgggtcactcctcctatcaccaattgattttaggatggaactcatggatttctatcatggtatcagggCGGGTCACCGATTGTGGACTAAaattaactgacccagcagtatatctgggctgaaatcGAAAAAAACGACTGACCCAGGCTGAAatcgaaaaaaatgactgacccttgaagggtttgaggaaaataacatatgaaaataaaaaaaatgacatataACTATAAATCTCATGAGACAGTTTTAAGATGAaactcatggatttctatcattaactaaattaaaattaggcCACAACATTTTTTTCTTGTCGTGGCCGACTTTATTTCTGATTTGATATTGACTACTCCATTAGAAATATCAAGTAGTACTAATTaaaaaggagtatatttttaatttctcaGCAAAACTCATGTTCATAATCGTGCTTTTAGCCGTTTTTTCCCAATTAGattaaatagttaaataataaTGGGTCCCATGTGTCACTCTTATGCAATAACTTTTCCTTCACATGGTGCGACTTAAACCACGTTATTCACGATTTAAGTTTGTGATATCATAGTAATTAAAAAGAGACTCCTATATGCTTCACTTTAACGAAATAAATTGCATTCAATTCTTATTTACCAAATTTATAACCAAATAACTCGAAAAGGAAATGATAATCAATATATGCATTAGACATGGATTATTCAACTTTTGTATTAAACGCAATCTATGGCTTTTTTTAATAAGAAAGATATGACACCATACGATTCAGAGAATGTAACTTCTTAATATTTAAGATCTCAAAGATGACGTGGAAAATGAGAGGtgaataatagaaatttatATCATCTCAAGGTAAATGAACATAATAAATTTGACTACTCATTAAGCATGAAATGTCAGGAATGACATGAATACTAATAGGATCCtacaaaaatattactactgCTATAATTATTTAGTGGATAACAACTACACAATGTGGATGATTGAATCTAGAGAATGAACCGTCAAGATTAAACCACACGAATTTCAACTTTGTTCATAAAAATGTCAATCGAGATTAAAGTATATGAATGTCAACTTGTTACATATCAATTGAGATTAAATGACACATTGTGTTAATATTATCTGTTATCTATTAACATCAGATCTGGAATGACCTAAAATTATACTCTATTCAATTCCAttttaatagagtcatttttctatttcaataagttccaagataattgagtcatttctatatttGACAAAAAGTaactctctcttttactttattttatcttcatctctctttctttattcaccatccatttaacacattaTTTTTAAACTTCGTGCCAAAAAATtatctctattaacaaggaacgaagggagtactactgctactactatttttattaGAAAAGATATTATCATTTGATTACATCTCTCTATGATCATATCTATTAAAACTTAGGTAATAAATATTgctataaaatataattattcatgTATAAATGACATTATcagtattaatattattattcatgTTATTAGGAGAAAAAAGTTATtgttcattttaaaaataagcAATTATTATTCATGTTAATATATGATTGTAAAATGATTtgtttttcttcaatttctttATATACTCCCATTTATTTAGATGTAAGAgtaattaggagtaaaaaaattgCATATTTTGTTGTTATAGACGGATActagtgaaattttaactgagttaTCCTCATCCCATTAGTGATAATTGAGTGGAGGTGATGGAGCTATCAATCAATCACATTGGAGAGAGGGGAAGAGCATTGGGATCATGAAACAGAGTGATTAGTAGCTGGCAAAATTAGTTGACAAAACTAAAGGCACGAAGCGGTTAGGCCAAAGCAACTAAACGACAAATCACAACGCTTGGGTCCCACTCAACAAACTTGTGACAGGAGATCCGATCCGCCTACTACTTGCTCCGGATCCGAGTTCTTCGTGGGTCAGCCTTACCCGTATTTTACGGGTTATCATTAACCCCATTATCACATCCAAGTCTTGGGGCATCCCTAGTGGGGCTGACGGCGAACGATGGCACatctatcgtccgcgccctatgcttCGTCCACGAACGATAGTCCTTCGACTAGGCGGACGATGGaacgcgttttccttttttttttattttttaaaattcttcaaaatttattatatatatac
This sequence is a window from Salvia splendens isolate huo1 chromosome 5, SspV2, whole genome shotgun sequence. Protein-coding genes within it:
- the LOC121802980 gene encoding probable isoaspartyl peptidase/L-asparaginase 2, which encodes MGGWAIAVHGGAGVDPNLPIQRQEEARQLLTRCLNIGISALRSSLSPIDVVELVIRELESDPLFNSGRGSALTAKGTVEMEASIMDGVGRRCGAVSGVTTVKNPISLARLVMDKSPHSYLAFSGAEEFAKQQGVEMVDNDYFITEDNLGMLKLAKEANSIIFDYRIPLTGSDICEKAEDAPPLMMNGLPISVYAQETVGCVVVDGQGRCAAGTSTGGLMNKMSGRIGDSPIIGSGTYACDVCAVSCTGEGEAIIRGTLARDVAAVMEYKGLGLQEAVDFVIERRLDGGGQAGLIAVSSKGEVVCGFNSVGMFRGCATEDGFMEVGIWD